One window of Bacillota bacterium genomic DNA carries:
- a CDS encoding cytochrome C assembly protein, whose protein sequence is MTLAAKALTQSPAQRLGTLQRVLGWLALPAVVFALYMALVWAPEERTLGIVQRIFYFHVGSAWNAYLAFFIVFVTSIAYLVRRREALDAMAVSAAEVGIMFTVLTLVTGSFWARAVWNVWWTWEPRLTTTVILLFMYIAYLLIRAATEGVDKRGRLASIFGIVAFANVPLVHFSATWWRGMHPTVIQLDGPTPRLEMDSRMVVAMLVALAALTLVNAYLFVHRLRLEHMTREVNALKEKARLEVDN, encoded by the coding sequence ATGACATTGGCCGCGAAAGCACTGACCCAATCGCCGGCGCAGCGGCTGGGCACGCTGCAGCGGGTGCTGGGGTGGCTGGCGTTGCCCGCCGTCGTGTTTGCGCTGTACATGGCCCTTGTCTGGGCGCCCGAGGAGCGGACGCTGGGGATCGTCCAGCGCATTTTCTACTTCCACGTCGGGTCGGCGTGGAACGCGTACTTGGCGTTTTTCATCGTGTTCGTCACGAGCATCGCCTACCTGGTCCGGCGCCGCGAGGCGTTGGACGCGATGGCCGTCTCGGCCGCGGAGGTCGGCATCATGTTCACGGTGCTGACGCTGGTGACGGGCTCGTTCTGGGCGCGGGCCGTATGGAACGTGTGGTGGACGTGGGAGCCGCGCCTGACGACGACCGTCATTTTGTTGTTTATGTACATTGCGTACTTGCTCATTCGGGCGGCCACCGAAGGCGTTGACAAGCGGGGCCGGCTGGCGTCCATCTTCGGTATCGTGGCCTTCGCCAACGTGCCGCTGGTTCATTTCTCGGCCACGTGGTGGCGGGGCATGCATCCGACGGTGATTCAGCTGGACGGCCCGACGCCGCGGCTGGAGATGGATTCGCGCATGGTCGTGGCCATGCTGGTGGCGCTGGCGGCGCTGACGCTGGTGAACGCCTACTTGTTCGTGCACCGGTTGCGGCTGGAGCACATGACCCGTGAGGTCAACGCCCTGAAGGAGAAGGCGCGGCTGGAGGTGGACAACTGA
- a CDS encoding cytochrome c biogenesis protein CcmE → MDPKKRKVTAALVLVGAVLVYLIFTAASNTTMYYLTVAEALERQDDLRGRFVRIAGSVPGETIRWNASDFVLTFDVAQGDSRVTAVYRGVRPDNLVDGANVVLEGMFGADGVFTVDRLLVQCVSKYEAADTYNKNGSYEYVEIDGVLYEAHPSSGRVR, encoded by the coding sequence ATGGATCCGAAAAAGCGCAAGGTCACGGCGGCCCTCGTCCTCGTCGGCGCCGTGCTGGTCTACCTGATTTTCACCGCAGCCTCCAATACTACAATGTATTATCTGACCGTCGCCGAAGCGCTGGAGCGGCAAGACGACTTGCGCGGGCGGTTCGTGCGGATTGCCGGATCCGTTCCGGGCGAGACGATCCGCTGGAACGCGAGCGATTTCGTTCTCACTTTCGACGTGGCGCAGGGCGACAGCCGGGTGACGGCCGTCTATCGCGGCGTGCGTCCCGACAACCTCGTTGACGGCGCGAACGTGGTGCTCGAGGGCATGTTCGGCGCCGACGGCGTGTTCACGGTCGACCGCCTGCTGGTGCAGTGCGTGTCCAAGTACGAGGCGGCGGACACGTACAACAAGAACGGCTCCTACGAGTACGTCGAGATCGACGGCGTGCTCTACGAGGCCCATCCGTCGAGCGGCAGGGTGCGCTAA
- a CDS encoding inorganic pyrophosphatase yields MDVDTILVMVEIPRGSRNKYEYDPETGRIVLDRMLFSAVHYPADYGFIPETLAEDGDPLDALVLVGEATFPGCLIRAKPIGVFHMWDEKGPDDKILAVPVGDPQWSWASDLDDVPEHLLREITHFFQVYKDLEHKKTKVGGWDNAEFARKVIREARERWEQQKKA; encoded by the coding sequence ATGGATGTGGATACGATCCTTGTGATGGTGGAAATTCCGCGCGGCAGCCGGAACAAGTACGAGTACGACCCGGAGACCGGCCGCATCGTGCTGGACCGCATGCTTTTCTCCGCCGTGCACTATCCGGCCGACTACGGCTTCATCCCGGAAACGCTGGCGGAAGACGGCGACCCGCTGGACGCGCTGGTGCTGGTCGGCGAGGCCACGTTCCCCGGCTGTCTCATCCGGGCCAAACCGATCGGCGTGTTCCACATGTGGGACGAAAAAGGCCCGGACGATAAGATTTTGGCCGTCCCCGTCGGCGATCCGCAGTGGAGCTGGGCGTCGGACCTGGACGACGTGCCGGAGCACTTGCTGCGGGAAATTACCCACTTCTTCCAGGTGTACAAAGACCTGGAGCACAAGAAGACGAAGGTGGGCGGCTGGGACAACGCGGAGTTCGCGCGGAAAGTGATTCGCGAGGCCCGGGAGCGTTGGGAGCAGCAGAAAAAGGCGTAA
- a CDS encoding phosphoglycerate dehydrogenase, with product MKVLVTDPLSEEGLAVLRAADGVVVEVRTGLSEAELVDVIGDYDGLIVRSGTRVTARVIEAGRRLKVIGRAGVGVDNIDVDAATRRGVLVINAPEGNTVATAEHAIALMLALARWIPAAHASVVRDRRWERQRFIGVQIHGKVLGVVGLGRVGSQVARRAQALGMTVIAYDPYMSAERARELGVELTGLDDLCRRADFITVHTPLTPATRGLIGPRQFALMKDGVRIINCARGGIIDEQALYEALQSGKVAGAALDVFEQEPPWGSPLLESDKVIVTPHLGASTVESQVNVAVEVAAEVLRALRGELVRHPVNLPVLSPELMDKLWPYVDVAERLGRLFSQLAGGPLERVEVVYQGQLSQYECAPLTRAVLKGMLDTILQESVNYVNAWLVARERGIHVAETRHADETDFQSLITVRGWTAAGRQRSVAGTLTGPGRPTLVEIDGYRVNVDTPGLMLVARNVDRPGMIGRVGTILGEAGINIAFMQVGRQAVGSHAVMLLGVDDPIPPTVLERLRQVEDLWDTRLVSW from the coding sequence TTGAAGGTGCTGGTGACCGACCCGCTGTCGGAGGAAGGGTTGGCGGTCTTGCGCGCGGCGGACGGCGTCGTCGTCGAGGTGCGGACGGGCTTGTCTGAGGCGGAGCTGGTCGACGTCATCGGGGACTACGACGGCCTCATCGTCCGCAGCGGGACCCGGGTCACGGCTCGCGTCATCGAGGCGGGCCGGCGGCTGAAGGTCATCGGCCGCGCCGGCGTCGGCGTGGACAACATCGACGTAGACGCGGCGACACGGCGGGGCGTGCTCGTCATCAACGCGCCCGAGGGCAACACGGTGGCGACGGCCGAGCACGCCATCGCCCTGATGCTGGCCCTGGCGCGCTGGATACCGGCGGCCCACGCGTCCGTGGTGCGGGATCGCCGCTGGGAGAGGCAGCGCTTCATCGGCGTCCAGATCCACGGCAAAGTGCTGGGCGTCGTCGGCCTCGGGCGCGTCGGCAGCCAGGTGGCCCGCCGCGCCCAGGCGCTGGGCATGACCGTCATCGCCTACGACCCGTACATGTCCGCCGAGCGCGCCCGGGAGCTGGGCGTGGAGCTGACCGGCCTGGACGACTTGTGCCGCCGCGCGGACTTTATCACGGTGCACACGCCGCTCACCCCCGCGACCCGCGGCCTCATCGGCCCCCGGCAGTTCGCGCTCATGAAAGACGGCGTGCGCATCATCAACTGCGCCCGGGGCGGGATCATCGACGAGCAGGCGTTGTACGAGGCGCTGCAGAGCGGCAAGGTGGCCGGCGCCGCGCTGGACGTGTTCGAGCAAGAGCCGCCGTGGGGCAGCCCCCTGCTGGAGTCGGACAAGGTCATCGTGACGCCGCATCTCGGGGCGTCCACGGTGGAGTCCCAGGTCAACGTGGCGGTGGAAGTGGCGGCCGAAGTGCTGCGGGCGCTGCGGGGCGAGCTGGTGCGCCACCCGGTCAACTTGCCGGTGCTTTCGCCCGAACTGATGGACAAGCTGTGGCCGTACGTGGACGTGGCCGAGCGGCTGGGGCGCCTGTTCAGCCAGCTCGCGGGCGGCCCGCTGGAGCGCGTCGAGGTGGTATACCAGGGCCAGTTGTCGCAGTATGAGTGCGCGCCGCTGACGCGGGCCGTGCTGAAGGGCATGCTGGACACTATCCTGCAGGAGTCCGTCAACTACGTGAACGCGTGGCTGGTGGCGCGGGAGCGGGGCATCCACGTAGCCGAGACGCGGCACGCCGACGAGACGGATTTCCAAAGCTTAATTACCGTGCGGGGCTGGACGGCCGCCGGCCGGCAGCGCTCGGTGGCGGGCACGCTGACGGGTCCGGGCCGCCCCACGCTGGTCGAGATAGACGGGTACCGGGTGAACGTCGATACGCCGGGGCTGATGCTGGTGGCGCGCAACGTGGACCGGCCGGGGATGATTGGTCGCGTCGGCACCATCCTGGGCGAGGCGGGGATCAACATCGCCTTCATGCAGGTGGGCCGCCAAGCCGTGGGCAGCCACGCGGTCATGCTGCTCGGCGTGGACGATCCGATTCCACCGACCGTGCTGGAGCGGCTCCGGCAGGTCGAAGACTTGTGGGATACGCGTCTTGTTTCCTGGTAG